In Flavobacterium luteolum, the DNA window AGAAGAAGGTATTAAAAATGCATTACTTTCTGCTGAAAATGCAAAGAGAGAAATGGAAAACTTACAAGCTGACAATCAAAGAATTTTGAATGAAGCTCGTGCTGAACGTGACGCGATGTTGAAAGAAGCTCGCGAAATGAAAGAGAAAATGATTGCTGATTCTAAAAACGAAGCTCAAGAAGCTGGTCAAAAAATGATTGATCAAGCAAAAGCGGCTATCGAAAGCGAAAAGAATGCTGCAATGGCAGAATTGAAATCTCAAGTTTCAACTCTATCTTTGAGTATTGCTGAAAAATTATTGAAAGAAGAATTATCTAACAAAGAATCTCAAACTAAATTGGTAGAGAAATTGTTAGGTGACGTAAAGTTAAACTAAGATTATGGCAAGTACAAGAGCAGCAATTCGTTATGCAAAAGCAATTCTAGACTTAGCAAACTCTAAAGGTGTTGCCGAAGTTGTCAATAACGATATGAAATCAATTGCACACGCAATTGAGACTAATGAAGAATTGAGTACATTTATTCAAAACCCAACAACAAAAGTTGAAGTTAAAGAAGGTGCTCTTTTAGAAGTTTTTGCAGATGCAAATGGAGTAACAAAAGGATTATTCCGTTTATTATTCGAAAACAAAAGATTTGAAATTCTAGATGCAATTGCACTAGAATACAATAAGTTATTTGATGAAAATAATGGTGTTGAAGTAGCGAAAGTTACAACAGCGATTCCAATGGATGCGGCTTTAGAAGCTAAAGTTTTAGCAAAAGTTGCAACTTTATCAGATAAAAAAATTACAATTGAAAATATAGTAGATCCTTCAATCATTGGTGGATTTATTCTGAGAATAGGAGATAATCAATACAACGCTTCTGTTGCAAACAGATTACAAGTATTAAAAAGAGAGTTAAGTAATTAGTTTTTATAACACAAAAAGTGTCTAAATTATAAATTAAGATGGCGGAAATCAAACCTGCTGAAATTTCAGCAATATTAAGAAAGCAAGTAGAAGGTTTTGAATCTGGTGCTACGCTAGAGGAAGTAGGAACAGTACTTCAAGTTGGAGACGGTATTGCTCGTGTTTACGGGCTGTCTAATGTACAATATGGAGAGTTAGTGGAATTTGATAACGGTATGGAAGGTATCGTATTGAATCTTGAAGAGGATAATGTTGGGGTTGTATTGTTAGGACCATCAACTGGACTTAAAGAAGGATCTACTGCAAAAAGAACTCAACGTATTGCTTCTCTTAAAGTAGGTGAGCAAATGGTAGGACGTGTTGTTAACACTCTTGGTTTTCCAATTGATGGAAAAGGACCAATCGGTGGAGACTTATACGAAATGCCATTGGAAAGAAAAGCACCTGGTGTTATCTTCCGTCAGCCAGTAACTGAGCCATTACAAACAGGAGTAAAAGCAGTTGATGCTATGATCCCAGTTGGTCGTGGACAGCGTGAGCTTGTAATCGGTGACCGTCAAACAGGAAAATCTACTGTTTGTATCGATACAATCTTAAATCAAAAAGAATTTTACGATGCAGGAAAACCTGTATTCTGTATATATGTTGCAATTGGACAAAAAGCTTCAACTGTAGCAGGAATCGCAAAAATGTTAGAAGAAAAAGGAGCAATGGCTTATACAGTTATAGTTGCTGCTAATGCTTCTGACCCAGCTCCAATGCAAGTTTATGCTCCATTCGCTGGTGCGGCAATTGGAGAATACTTTAGAGATTCAGGTCGTCCAGCTCTTATCGTTTATGATGACTTGTCTAAACAAGCTGTTGCTTACCGTGAGGTTTCTCTTTTATTAAGAAGACCACCGGGACGTGAGGCTTACCCTGGAGACGTTTTCTACTTACACTCTCGTTTATTAGAGCGTGCTTGTAAAGTAATCGCTGATGATGGTATCGCTAAAAACATGAACGACTTACCAGATTCTATCAAATCTATCGTAAAAGGTGGTGGTTCTTTAACTGCTTTACCAATTATCGAAACTCAAGCTGGTGACGTTTCTGCATATATCCCAACAAACGTAATCTCTATTACAGATGGTCAGATCTTCCTTGACGGAGATTTGTTCAACTCTGGGGTTCGTCCTGCTATCAACGTAGGTATTTCTGTATCTCGTGTTGGAGGTAATGCTCAAATTAAATCAATGAAAAAAGTTTCTGGAACTTTAAAATTAGACCAAGCTCAATTCCGTGAATTAGAAGCTTTCGCTAAATTTGGTTCTGACTTGGATTCTGTTACTTTAAACGTAATTGAAAAAGGAAAAAGAAACGTTGAAATCTTGAAACAAGGTTTAAATGATCCTTATCCTGTTGAAAACCAAGTTGCAATTATTTACGCTGGATCTAAAAACTTATTAAGAAACGTTCCTGTAAATAAAGTAAAAGAATTTGAAGCTGATTTTATCGCTTACTTAAACAGTAAACATAAAGATACGCTTAACGCGTTGAAAGCTGGTAAATTAGATGACGCTATTACAGACGTTATCGAAAAAGCAGCAAAAGAAATTTCAGCAAAATATAACTAATTAGATAATTGGTAAATTAGATAATTAGAAAATGTTCCATCATTATTCTAATTATCTAATTTTAAAATTGTCACATTTTCTAATTAATAGATGGCAAATTTAAAGGAAATCCGTAATAGAATTACTTCCGTTTCATCGACGATGCAGATTACATCGGCTATGAAAATGGTTTCTGCTGCAAAGCTGAAGAAAGCACAAGATGCAATCACTGCAATGCGTCCTTATGCCGAGAAATTAACGGAGTTATTGCAAGATCTTTCGGCTACACTTGAAGGTGAAGTAGGAGGAGATTACACTACACAACGTGAAGTAAAAAAAGTATTGTTAGTAGCTATAACTTCAAATAGAGGTTTATGTGGTGCTTTCAATTCAAATATTATTAAAGAGATTAAAAACCGTACTGATTTTTATGCTGGAAAGCAAGTTGATGTTTTTGCTATTGGTAAAAAAGGAAACGACGCTTTAAGCAAAACTCATAAAGTTCACGGTCATCATAATGCAATTTTTGATCATTTGACATTTGAAAATGTTGCTGGAATTGCAGATGATTTGACGCAAAAGTTTTTAAGTGGAGAATACGATAGAATTGAGTTAGTTTACAATCAGTTTAAAAATGCTGCAACTCAAATTGTTCAAGTAGAACAGTTTTTACCGTTAGCTCCTATTAGTACTAGTGTAGCAGCTTCTTCTGGAGATTATATTTTTGAACCAGGAAAAGAAGAAATTGTATTGACTTTAATACCTAAGTCTTTAAAAACACAATTGTATAAAGGAATCCGTGATTCATTTGCTTCTGAGCATGGAGCACGTATGACTGCAATGCACAAAGCAACAGATAACGCAACTGAATTAAGAAACCAATTGAAATTAACTTATAACAAAGCTCGTCAGGCTGCGATTACAAGTGAGATTTTGGAAATTGTTGGTGGAGCAGAAGCTTTAAATGGATAATCGTAATTCCATTACTATATAAAAGAAAAGCCAGCGTTAGCTGGCTTTTCTTTTTATTGGAAGTTTTATTCTTTTTTAAAAATAACTTTTATAAAATGGTGATTCTCAAATTACAGTTAAATTGAGAATCACTACCATTTTATAAAAATAGACAGATAACTCTGCGTGCTTTGTCTTTCATGGGAACAAACTAGCTTTATTAATCCCAATGCTCTGTTTTTTTAAGGGTTACAATACAGCAGAATCAATCCCTTGTGCTTTGTCTTTTATGGGAACAAACAAGCTTTATTAGTCCCAGTGCTCTGTTTTTATTAGGGTTACTGCAGCTGAATCAATCCCTTATGCTTTGTCTTTTATGGGAACAAACAAGCTTTATTAGTCCCAGTGCTTTCTTTTTTTTGAAGGGTTGTTTCTAGCTTTCTCATTCCCTTTGAAACAAATTTAAAAAAAGACTGTTAAAAAAATGTTACATAATTTTCATGTGTATTTTATATATTTCACATGTTATGTTAAAAAATCGTATAATTATCTGTAGGTAAGTAATTTAATGAAACATTACCGCTGTTTCTCTAGTTTTGCCCAGACATTCCTCAGTTTTAGTCTGCCATCAAGAAGTTGTTAAAGCAAGTGCTTTTACTTAAAACGTATAAAATCTGAATTTATTTTGCGTAGTTATAATTAACGAATGTTAAATTAGTTAAATATATGGAAGATATGAATATGTAAACGACACAGATTCTTTCATGATTATATTTTGAGTATTTTTGAATTCTATTTCATTTTTAAACAATGGCTTTACAAATACGAGAGCTTACAACCATTGAAGAAATGGTGGCTCAGATTAATACAATACGATTTTTATATCCAAATATATCTCTTGAAAAATATAAAGCATTTCTTTGCGAAATGCTTCCGCACAATTACATTCAGATTGCGGTATTTGAAGATGAGAT includes these proteins:
- the atpA gene encoding F0F1 ATP synthase subunit alpha, whose protein sequence is MAEIKPAEISAILRKQVEGFESGATLEEVGTVLQVGDGIARVYGLSNVQYGELVEFDNGMEGIVLNLEEDNVGVVLLGPSTGLKEGSTAKRTQRIASLKVGEQMVGRVVNTLGFPIDGKGPIGGDLYEMPLERKAPGVIFRQPVTEPLQTGVKAVDAMIPVGRGQRELVIGDRQTGKSTVCIDTILNQKEFYDAGKPVFCIYVAIGQKASTVAGIAKMLEEKGAMAYTVIVAANASDPAPMQVYAPFAGAAIGEYFRDSGRPALIVYDDLSKQAVAYREVSLLLRRPPGREAYPGDVFYLHSRLLERACKVIADDGIAKNMNDLPDSIKSIVKGGGSLTALPIIETQAGDVSAYIPTNVISITDGQIFLDGDLFNSGVRPAINVGISVSRVGGNAQIKSMKKVSGTLKLDQAQFRELEAFAKFGSDLDSVTLNVIEKGKRNVEILKQGLNDPYPVENQVAIIYAGSKNLLRNVPVNKVKEFEADFIAYLNSKHKDTLNALKAGKLDDAITDVIEKAAKEISAKYN
- the atpG gene encoding ATP synthase F1 subunit gamma, with product MANLKEIRNRITSVSSTMQITSAMKMVSAAKLKKAQDAITAMRPYAEKLTELLQDLSATLEGEVGGDYTTQREVKKVLLVAITSNRGLCGAFNSNIIKEIKNRTDFYAGKQVDVFAIGKKGNDALSKTHKVHGHHNAIFDHLTFENVAGIADDLTQKFLSGEYDRIELVYNQFKNAATQIVQVEQFLPLAPISTSVAASSGDYIFEPGKEEIVLTLIPKSLKTQLYKGIRDSFASEHGARMTAMHKATDNATELRNQLKLTYNKARQAAITSEILEIVGGAEALNG
- the atpH gene encoding ATP synthase F1 subunit delta — translated: MASTRAAIRYAKAILDLANSKGVAEVVNNDMKSIAHAIETNEELSTFIQNPTTKVEVKEGALLEVFADANGVTKGLFRLLFENKRFEILDAIALEYNKLFDENNGVEVAKVTTAIPMDAALEAKVLAKVATLSDKKITIENIVDPSIIGGFILRIGDNQYNASVANRLQVLKRELSN
- a CDS encoding F0F1 ATP synthase subunit B; protein product: MDKLINDFSFGLFFWQALILVILILLLVKFAWKPIMESITAREEGIKNALLSAENAKREMENLQADNQRILNEARAERDAMLKEAREMKEKMIADSKNEAQEAGQKMIDQAKAAIESEKNAAMAELKSQVSTLSLSIAEKLLKEELSNKESQTKLVEKLLGDVKLN